In the genome of Ignisphaera cupida, one region contains:
- a CDS encoding FAD-dependent oxidoreductase has protein sequence MTKRIVVIGGGAAGASAASRARRLDPSAEVILVEASNMITHGPCAIPYYVEGIVKDKKMLVTYTAEEFERERGIKVFINTVAKSIDVDKKVVVLERNGKEFSIEWSKLVIATGAIPAKPKVDGVDAKNVHVIRHPAQVDELYEAVRSAKTVAIVGGSYLGLEMAEAVVALGKKVILIEKEAQLLPKTLDSDMADIVAKEVESKGVELHLSESLKEIIGNHSVKAVATNKNVYDADLVILATGVKPNVELAVKSGIKLGITSAIDVNEFLETNIEDVYAAGDVAEKKHIVTGKRVWIPLAPAANKEGQVAGANSVLGRFLRFPGVVGTAITKFFDMFIARTGLGEEEARMHGFNVESKLVKVRTKAHYYPKGSYALIKMIVESGSGRILGVQIIGWEEAVAEYINVAALAVEKGMTIDDLFFADIGYHPAVAPVWHPLIVAARVLSHGRF, from the coding sequence ATGACTAAAAGAATTGTAGTTATTGGTGGTGGCGCAGCAGGGGCATCAGCAGCATCAAGAGCAAGAAGACTTGATCCCTCAGCTGAGGTAATTCTTGTTGAAGCATCTAATATGATTACCCACGGCCCTTGCGCAATTCCTTATTATGTTGAGGGTATTGTTAAAGACAAGAAAATGCTTGTAACCTACACTGCTGAGGAATTTGAACGTGAAAGAGGGATAAAGGTTTTCATTAATACTGTTGCAAAGAGCATTGATGTTGATAAGAAAGTTGTTGTGTTGGAGAGAAATGGTAAGGAGTTTTCAATTGAGTGGAGCAAGCTAGTTATTGCAACAGGTGCTATACCTGCAAAGCCAAAAGTAGATGGTGTGGATGCAAAAAATGTTCATGTTATTAGGCATCCTGCACAAGTTGATGAGTTATATGAAGCTGTTAGAAGTGCTAAGACTGTGGCTATTGTTGGTGGTAGCTATCTTGGATTGGAAATGGCCGAAGCTGTTGTTGCTTTGGGTAAGAAGGTTATATTGATTGAGAAAGAAGCTCAGCTACTGCCAAAGACTCTCGACAGTGATATGGCTGATATTGTGGCTAAGGAGGTTGAGTCAAAAGGAGTTGAACTACATCTTTCAGAGTCGCTAAAAGAGATTATTGGAAATCATTCTGTGAAAGCTGTTGCAACAAATAAGAATGTTTATGATGCTGATTTAGTGATTTTAGCAACAGGTGTGAAACCAAATGTTGAACTGGCTGTGAAAAGCGGTATCAAACTAGGTATTACAAGTGCTATAGATGTGAATGAATTTTTGGAAACAAATATTGAGGATGTGTATGCTGCTGGCGATGTTGCTGAGAAAAAACATATTGTAACTGGCAAAAGAGTTTGGATCCCACTTGCGCCAGCTGCGAATAAAGAAGGTCAGGTTGCTGGTGCAAATAGTGTTTTAGGCAGGTTTCTGAGGTTTCCCGGTGTTGTTGGAACAGCTATAACAAAGTTTTTTGATATGTTCATTGCTAGAACTGGTTTGGGCGAAGAAGAGGCTAGAATGCATGGATTTAATGTAGAAAGCAAATTAGTTAAGGTGAGAACAAAGGCACATTACTATCCAAAGGGCTCTTACGCATTAATCAAGATGATTGTAGAGTCTGGTAGTGGTAGAATTCTTGGGGTGCAGATAATAGGTTGGGAGGAAGCGGTTGCTGAATACATAAATGTTGCAGCTCTTGCTGTAGAAAAGGGTATGACTATTGACGATCTATTCTTTGCCGATATAGGCTATCACCCAGCAGTTGCACCTGTTTGGCATCCACTAATAGTAGCAGCTAGAGTTTTATCTCATGGGCGTTTCTAA
- the galT gene encoding galactose-1-phosphate uridylyltransferase produces the protein MSNSEELVMELRWDPTLGEWIMVSNIRSARPWQPTSFCPFCPGTPETGYGWKALILENRFPMLIENPPNPSIHRFYKTAKASGKCYVVVETPQHDLDDLSDLPLEQIKYVIELVIEKQKEEMKKDYAEYFLWFRNKGREIGVSLTHPHSQIYVTPFTPIRVLREIENAKIYWEKNRRCLFCDILKVEVEDKTRLLLENTNWVAFMPFYSHWPFEIHIYPKKHIQLLTQLSEVDIVDLAKILKHSLCGLKKLFSKPMPYIMAVHQSPLKGDCSFYHLHIEIYGILRDENKLKYAAGMETGGGNFTYDSVPELNAQKLKKKIIECLNENSL, from the coding sequence ATGTCAAATAGTGAAGAGCTTGTTATGGAACTTAGATGGGATCCTACACTAGGAGAGTGGATAATGGTTTCAAATATTAGAAGTGCAAGACCATGGCAGCCAACATCTTTTTGCCCTTTCTGCCCTGGAACTCCTGAAACAGGATATGGATGGAAAGCGCTTATACTTGAAAATAGGTTTCCCATGCTAATTGAAAATCCGCCTAATCCATCTATTCACAGATTCTACAAAACTGCAAAAGCTAGTGGAAAGTGTTATGTTGTTGTAGAAACCCCTCAGCATGACTTAGACGATTTAAGTGATTTACCTCTTGAACAAATAAAATATGTTATTGAGCTTGTTATTGAAAAGCAGAAAGAGGAAATGAAAAAAGATTATGCCGAGTATTTTCTATGGTTTAGAAACAAAGGTAGGGAAATAGGTGTCTCGCTTACACACCCACATAGCCAAATATATGTCACACCATTTACCCCCATAAGAGTACTGAGGGAGATAGAGAATGCTAAAATATATTGGGAGAAAAATAGAAGATGCCTTTTTTGCGATATACTAAAAGTGGAAGTTGAAGACAAAACAAGATTACTGTTGGAAAACACAAACTGGGTTGCATTCATGCCATTCTACTCTCACTGGCCATTTGAAATACACATATATCCAAAGAAACATATCCAGCTCCTCACCCAATTGTCCGAAGTAGATATTGTAGACCTCGCTAAAATACTGAAGCATAGTTTGTGTGGCTTAAAGAAGCTATTCTCAAAACCAATGCCATATATAATGGCTGTTCACCAAAGCCCCTTGAAAGGCGATTGCAGCTTTTATCATCTTCACATTGAAATTTATGGAATATTGCGTGATGAAAACAAGTTAAAGTATGCTGCAGGCATGGAAACAGGTGGAGGGAACTTCACATATGATTCTGTTCCAGAATTAAATGCGCAGAAGTTGAAGAAAAAAATTATTGAGTGTTTAAATGAGAACAGCTTGTAA
- a CDS encoding V-type ATP synthase subunit D — protein sequence MPRPTKIELIRLRRRLALSRRIHRILRDRLTFLLQEFYIVFRKAYDARRKLHEMLNDIYNDYAYAVALHGLETLNEGAQTIGEVAEVVASTRNIMGVVAPSMEASSIPLHTPALPIEVSSIQMRRKEFLETLISVAEYEKELIELAIEISRVKRIVTMLEKVLIPRLLTTIRYLMMKFDEMEREEKVRSMKVKALLLQRAESM from the coding sequence TTGCCAAGACCAACAAAAATAGAGCTTATAAGACTTAGAAGAAGACTTGCATTAAGTAGAAGAATCCACAGAATTTTAAGAGATAGGCTAACATTTCTTTTGCAAGAATTTTACATAGTTTTTAGAAAAGCTTATGATGCTAGACGCAAACTCCATGAAATGCTTAATGATATTTACAATGATTACGCATATGCTGTTGCACTACACGGTTTAGAGACTCTCAACGAGGGTGCTCAAACTATTGGTGAAGTGGCAGAGGTTGTTGCATCTACTAGAAACATCATGGGTGTTGTAGCACCATCAATGGAGGCTTCATCCATACCACTACACACACCAGCTTTACCAATTGAAGTATCCAGTATTCAGATGAGACGCAAAGAGTTCTTAGAAACATTGATTTCTGTGGCTGAATACGAAAAAGAGTTGATAGAGCTTGCAATAGAAATTTCTAGAGTAAAGAGAATTGTTACAATGCTTGAAAAGGTCTTGATCCCAAGACTCTTAACCACAATAAGATACCTTATGATGAAATTTGATGAAATGGAGCGAGAAGAGAAAGTTAGAAGTATGAAGGTAAAGGCATTATTGCTTCAAAGAGCTGAGAGCATGTAA
- a CDS encoding V-type ATP synthase subunit B: MSKAVEIPKLTSKASKQIIGTRGALIFVKALGGIRYGELVEIDVDGTTRLGQVIDVSKDVAIIQVFGTSLGITTGKTVIRFRGETLSIPVSSDMLGRIFDGLARPIDGGPSIVPEDYLDIHGEPLNPAIRVPPSEFIETGVSVIDGMLTLVRGQKLPIFSGSGLPHNRLAMQIVRQAAVRGSGEKFAVVFGAVGVTHEEAMYFLNELRSMGALDRTIAFIAPASASTVEKLALPRTALTAAEFLAWRYDMHVLTILTDMTNYCEALKEISAAREEVPGRRGYPGYMYTDLATMYERAGRTASKKGSMTIMPILTMPDDDITHPIPDLTGYITEGQIVLSRDMWRKGIYPPVDVFLSLSRLMKEGIGPGKTREDHREVFAQLMAAYSEGTYLRELVTIVGIESLTPRDRKYLDFADEFEKRFINQGEYERRPIEKTLDIAWELFAMLPEDELRQIRPETIKRYHPKYRGS, encoded by the coding sequence ATGTCTAAAGCCGTTGAGATTCCCAAGCTTACTTCGAAAGCAAGCAAGCAGATTATAGGTACTAGAGGAGCTTTGATATTTGTAAAGGCATTGGGTGGAATAAGATACGGGGAACTTGTTGAAATAGATGTTGATGGGACTACTAGACTGGGGCAGGTTATAGATGTTAGTAAAGATGTTGCAATAATACAAGTTTTTGGCACCTCATTAGGTATTACTACAGGAAAAACTGTGATAAGATTTCGTGGAGAAACACTAAGCATTCCTGTGTCTTCTGATATGCTTGGAAGAATATTCGATGGCCTTGCCAGACCAATTGATGGTGGTCCTTCAATAGTTCCTGAAGATTATCTGGATATACATGGAGAGCCTCTGAATCCAGCTATAAGAGTTCCACCATCGGAGTTTATAGAAACAGGTGTTTCTGTAATAGATGGTATGCTAACTCTTGTTAGAGGACAGAAGCTACCAATATTTTCTGGTTCTGGATTGCCTCACAATAGATTGGCTATGCAAATAGTTAGACAAGCTGCTGTGAGAGGAAGTGGTGAAAAATTTGCTGTTGTATTTGGAGCTGTTGGAGTAACACATGAAGAGGCTATGTACTTTCTCAATGAATTAAGGTCCATGGGTGCACTAGACAGGACGATAGCCTTCATAGCACCAGCCTCAGCATCAACTGTTGAGAAACTTGCACTGCCTAGAACAGCCTTAACAGCTGCAGAGTTTCTTGCATGGAGATATGATATGCATGTTTTGACAATATTGACTGATATGACGAACTATTGTGAGGCATTGAAGGAAATTTCAGCTGCTAGAGAAGAGGTTCCTGGTAGAAGAGGATACCCAGGCTATATGTACACAGATCTGGCTACAATGTATGAAAGAGCTGGTAGAACAGCAAGTAAGAAGGGTAGCATGACAATAATGCCCATTCTAACAATGCCTGATGACGATATCACTCATCCAATACCTGATTTAACTGGGTATATAACCGAGGGGCAAATTGTTTTATCTAGAGATATGTGGAGAAAGGGTATATACCCACCTGTTGATGTCTTTCTCTCACTATCTAGATTAATGAAGGAGGGTATAGGGCCTGGAAAGACTAGAGAAGACCATAGAGAGGTTTTTGCACAGCTAATGGCTGCATATTCTGAGGGAACTTATTTAAGAGAACTTGTTACTATTGTTGGTATAGAATCTCTTACACCAAGAGATAGAAAGTATCTGGATTTTGCTGATGAGTTTGAGAAGAGGTTTATTAACCAAGGAGAGTATGAAAGAAGGCCTATAGAGAAAACACTTGATATTGCATGGGAGCTTTTTGCAATGCTGCCAGAAGATGAGCTTAGACAAATAAGACCAGAAACTATCAAGAGGTATCATCCAAAGTATAGAGGGAGCTAG
- a CDS encoding glycoside hydrolase family 31 protein: MSADVKILENGVEVPFDVGKVVIEFFDSNIVRITHAPVSSWYIHSFVIVAKPKQVNVSIERVGNVVAISSNEISVYVDTKDYTIEIRFNGFLIKEVSRRAVKQKLYGEEFYTFEQIFEIEPDSVLHGFGQHAGYSAHATFNYRDRTVYLAQRNTDIVVPFVVSSSGYGILWDVYSMGVVESRGNVLRVWFEACDYLSYYVIYGPDLDRVIAGYRWLTGKAVMLPRYAFGYWQSKERYASQEEIVSVAKTFRERGIPIDIIVQDWRYWGDYGWNAFKFDEKYYPDPKKMVEEIHKLNIRIAISIWPIFEKKTEIYREAEEMGCIMEGGAEDFGLINVFKEECREWFWRKINEVFYSIGIDGWWLDASEPEVMPRLIYSTWQKTLDIGNGRKMIKYLNIYPLLETKAVYEGQRKTSNRRVLILTRSGFAGIQRHGVVNWSGDITGDWTTLRTQIWAGLNYSMSGLPYWTTDIGGFFSGNPDTDGYRELFIRWFQWGAFCPIFRVHGTYYPKEPWRFGEETEKILVKFIRLRYRLLPYIYTLAWMVYSQDYTIMRPLVMDFKNDKNVYNIDDQYMFGPFIMVSPITIPSTFDREIYLPYGTWYDFWTGEKLVGGRRARVNAPLNIIPLHVRAGAVLPLAPLTIESSNEYGNEIELRVYRGRDGEFTLYIDDGETYDYEKGLYALIPIKWIEKENKLVISEKRGLFNIGSIKFKVVIVDRGKGVGVEESKPDEEIEYNGKEIELKL; the protein is encoded by the coding sequence ATGTCTGCAGATGTAAAAATACTTGAGAATGGTGTAGAAGTGCCTTTTGATGTAGGAAAGGTTGTTATAGAGTTTTTCGATAGCAACATCGTTCGTATTACCCATGCTCCAGTTTCTTCATGGTATATTCACAGCTTTGTTATTGTTGCAAAGCCTAAGCAAGTTAATGTTAGTATTGAAAGAGTTGGAAATGTTGTTGCTATTTCATCTAATGAAATTAGTGTTTATGTTGATACAAAGGATTATACCATAGAAATTAGATTTAATGGTTTTTTAATTAAGGAAGTTAGTAGAAGAGCTGTTAAGCAAAAGCTTTACGGCGAGGAGTTTTACACTTTCGAACAAATCTTTGAAATAGAACCTGACTCTGTTTTGCATGGTTTTGGTCAGCACGCTGGTTATTCAGCTCATGCAACATTTAATTACAGGGATAGAACTGTTTATCTAGCGCAAAGAAATACTGATATTGTTGTGCCTTTTGTTGTTTCTAGTTCTGGTTACGGGATTTTGTGGGATGTTTATTCAATGGGTGTTGTAGAGTCTAGAGGAAATGTTCTTAGGGTGTGGTTCGAGGCTTGTGATTACCTAAGCTACTATGTTATATATGGACCTGATTTAGATAGGGTGATAGCTGGCTATAGATGGTTAACTGGAAAAGCAGTTATGCTACCCAGATATGCTTTTGGCTATTGGCAGTCAAAAGAGCGTTACGCTTCTCAAGAGGAAATAGTTTCTGTAGCTAAAACATTTAGAGAGAGGGGAATACCTATTGATATAATTGTTCAAGACTGGAGATACTGGGGAGACTATGGGTGGAATGCCTTCAAATTTGATGAAAAGTATTATCCTGATCCAAAGAAAATGGTTGAGGAAATACACAAACTAAATATTAGAATAGCGATATCTATTTGGCCAATATTTGAAAAGAAAACTGAGATATATAGAGAAGCTGAGGAAATGGGCTGTATAATGGAGGGTGGTGCAGAGGATTTTGGCCTTATAAATGTTTTCAAGGAGGAATGTAGAGAATGGTTCTGGAGAAAAATAAATGAAGTATTCTACAGCATAGGCATAGATGGTTGGTGGCTAGATGCATCAGAACCGGAGGTGATGCCTCGTCTAATTTATTCAACATGGCAAAAAACTCTTGACATAGGTAATGGGAGAAAAATGATCAAATATCTCAATATATATCCTTTGCTTGAAACAAAAGCTGTTTACGAAGGTCAGAGAAAAACATCGAATAGGAGAGTACTTATATTAACTAGATCAGGCTTTGCTGGCATTCAAAGACATGGTGTTGTTAATTGGAGTGGTGATATAACAGGAGATTGGACAACACTCAGAACACAGATATGGGCAGGGCTAAACTATAGCATGTCTGGCTTGCCATACTGGACAACTGATATAGGCGGCTTTTTCAGTGGAAATCCAGATACTGATGGATATAGAGAACTGTTTATTAGGTGGTTCCAGTGGGGGGCTTTTTGCCCAATATTTAGAGTTCATGGAACTTATTATCCAAAGGAGCCTTGGAGATTTGGTGAAGAAACTGAGAAGATTCTTGTTAAATTTATTAGGCTAAGGTATAGGCTTTTGCCATACATATACACATTGGCTTGGATGGTTTACAGCCAAGACTATACCATTATGAGACCACTTGTTATGGACTTTAAAAATGACAAAAATGTTTACAACATAGATGATCAATACATGTTTGGGCCCTTCATAATGGTTTCACCTATTACAATACCATCAACATTCGATAGAGAGATTTACTTACCTTATGGCACATGGTATGATTTTTGGACTGGAGAAAAGCTGGTTGGAGGTAGAAGAGCTAGAGTTAATGCTCCACTAAACATTATACCATTACATGTTAGAGCAGGTGCCGTATTACCCCTTGCACCACTAACTATTGAGAGCTCTAACGAGTATGGAAATGAAATTGAGTTGAGAGTGTATAGAGGTAGGGATGGCGAATTTACATTATATATAGATGATGGGGAAACATATGATTATGAAAAAGGGCTTTATGCATTAATACCAATTAAATGGATTGAAAAAGAAAATAAACTTGTGATAAGCGAGAAAAGAGGTTTGTTTAACATTGGATCTATTAAATTTAAGGTTGTGATTGTTGACAGAGGTAAGGGAGTAGGTGTTGAAGAGTCAAAACCTGATGAAGAAATTGAGTACAATGGTAAGGAAATTGAGCTAAAACTCTAG